In the Candidatus Binatia bacterium genome, GTGCCGTGTCGTCTCGCAGAAAGGCTGCAATCTCGACGAGGCGCCCCGGGTGGATCGTGGCACTCGCGTCGCCGCGATAAGTATCGACGGCGAGCAGGTCGGCGGCGAAGCGCGTGCGCAGGTGTTCGAGGAGTGCGGCAGGGTCGGCCATTGTCGTCAGCTCCTCACGGTCCCGAACGGGTCACTGGTCATAACTGCGTCTGATGTGCCCGAAGCGCGTCTCGCGCAATCGGTCGGCCGGCACGAGGAGGTCGCGCTTGTGCCAGAGGGTGCCCCGGCGCGAGTAAGCGCCGATCTCGACATTCTGACTCATGACGATCGCTTCCTCGGGACAGGCCTCTTCGCACAGACCGCAGAACATGCAGCGCGACATGTCGATATCGAACACGCGCGGATGGCGCTCGATCTCGTCCTCGGTTTCGGCGGGGTAGATGGTGATGCAGTCGGTCGGGCAGGCCCACTCGCACAGCCCGCAGGCGACACAACGTTCCTTGCCGTTGTCCATCTCCACGAGCACTGGCATACCGCGGAACGCGTGCGGGTGGATCAGCCTTTGCTCCGGGAATTGCACCGTGAAGACGGTCGGCCGGCGGCGGATGAAGCCCCACAGATTCCTCAGGAAGTGCCGATGTACGACGATCAGGCCCGCGAAGATGGCCCAGAAGCTGCGGATGACGGTCTGCCGCAGCGGGCGCGGACGGGTAACGGTGACGGTGCGGGTTGCCATCAGCGCGGCGCCTCCGGTTGCGGCGCCGCCGCGTCTGCGAGCGGCCAGCCCAGCGCCCCGATTTTGTCGAGCGAAATGCCGGCATACGCCGGCACGGATGTGGCGATCTCTTCGAGGGTTTGCGCGGGGTCGAAAACCCGGTTGGCGCCGGTGACCAGGTTGAGTAGACGCGTGAATATCTCGCCATCGGCCGGCTGGTCGTCCGCCGGCGCAAACGCCCGGTGCAGTCGCTGGACGCGGCCGGCGTGATTGGTGAACGTGCCGTTCTTTTCGGCGAAGGTCAGGCTCGGCAGAACCACCTGAGCGCGTTCGGCGAGGGGGCCGCCGGCAACGTCCTGCACGATCAGGTACTCGACGCGGTCGAGGGCGCGGGCCAACCGTTCCGGATCGGCCGTTTCCGTCAGATCCGGGCCGCACACGTAGAGCACGCCGACGGTGCCGGCGGTGGTATCGTCGAGAAGTGCGGGGAGGCCGTGACCGCCGGCGGCGGGCCGTAGGCCCATGTCGCGGGCGCCGCGGGCGTTGGCGGCCTTGTCGGCCCTGATGAGAAAACCGTCGGCCGCACCGGTGCGGACGGCCACGTCGACGTGGACGACGTTGAGCGCACGCAGGAGTTGGGCGAAGCGGAAGAGCTCTTCGTTGGTCAGGTGCGGCGAGGCGACGGCTCCGACGGAGCTCGCTCCCCCCGCGGTTGCGGCGCTGCGGAGACGATCCGCCACGGCGGCGAGGGCCTCGTCCCAGGTCGCCGGTGCGAGGCGGCCGTCGCGCCGGAGCAGGGGGGTCCGCAAGCGCGTGTCGCTCTGTACGTATCCGTAATTGAGCCGACCGTGATCGCACATCCAGGTGTCGTTCACGGCGTCGTTGCGGCGCGGCATCAGTCGCCAGATGCGTCCTTTGTGGTGCTGGACCGTGATGTTGCAGCCATTAGAGCAGCTCGGGCAGACGCTCGGCGTCTTCTTGAGAAACCAGACCCGCAGGCGGTGATGGAAGTCCTTGCTTTCGAGGGCACCGACCGGGCAGACGTCAGCCGTGCAGATGGAGTAATCGTTGGCCAGGGGCCGGTCGGGGAGGATGTCCAGGACGGTGCGGTCTCCCATGTTGAAAGTGCCGAGCTCGTTGGTCCGGGCGATTTCGCGGCAGAAGCGCACGCAGCGGCGGCAGAGGATGCAGCGTTCCTGGTCGAGGATCATGCGCGGGCCGATGCTCTTGCGTTTTTCGAGCTTGCGGCGGGGTTCGCGCGTATGGGTTTCGCGGCTGCCGTAAGCGTAAGAATAGTCCTGCAAGAGGCACTCGCCGGCCTTGTCGCAGATCGGGCAGTCGAGCGGATGGTTGACGAGGAGCAGTTCCATGACCCCGCGGCGGGCTTCCTGCACTGCCGGGGTGTCGGTGCGGACGACCATGCCGTCGCGCACCGGGGTGTTGCAGGCGATGACGAGCTTGGGGCTGCCCTCGACCTCGACCTGACACATGCGGCAGCTCCCGTCGACGGAGAGCTTCGGGTGCCAGCAGTAGTGCGGAATGTGGATGCCGTGTTCGAGCGCCACCGGGAGCAGGAGACTGCCGGCGGCGACTTCGATCGGCCGTCCGTCGATGGTGATCGTCGGCATCAGCGTGCCGCCTCCAGCGTACGCCCGCTGCCGTGGATCTCGGGCATCGGGGCATCGGCGCGTTCTCGCTGAACGCGCTCTTGCAGTTTGATGAGGCCGTCGAGGACGGCTTCGGGCCGTGGCGGGCAGCCGGGGATGTAGAGGTGAACCGGGAGGATGGTGTCGATGCCCTGGACGACGGCGTAGTTGTTGTAGGGGCCGCCGGATGACGTGCAGGCGCCGAAGGAGACGACCCACTTCGGTTCGGCCATCTGGTCGAAGACGCGGCGCAGAATCGGCGCGAGGCGATGGGTGATCGTGCCGACGACCATGAGCAGGTCGGACTGGCGGGGTGTGAAGCGCGGCAGTGCGGCACCGAAGCGGTCGATGTCAAAACGCGGCCCGGCGGTCGAGAAATACTCCATGCCGCAGCACGCGGTCACGAACGGGTACGGGAAGAATGAGTACTTGCGGCCCCACTGGATGGCATCCGCGAGGCGAGTGAGAACGAAGCTTTCCTCGAACGCGTGACCTGCCGGCAGGGGTTGTCCGCTGGCGGCGCGCAGGCGAGCCAGAAAGCCTTCGGTGGGAGAGCCGTTCGTCGGCGTGGCCATCTCAGTTCCTTCGTTCGCTGGACGCGCAAGCGAGTCGGGGCGCAACTCGGTCTTCGTTACAAGTCATTACATACCAATTGCTCCCGGCGACGCGATAGCCCCGGGGAGCGGCCAAACCGCCGCACGATGCCATGCGTTCCGGTCCGAGGCAACGGCTTGCCGATGCCACTTTGGAAGAGAAAAGCGCCCGTGGCCAAGGTCGCGTTTGCCTGTGCGGCGGCTGCGTGTTACGCAACGAATTATGGCCCTTCCCTCCCTTGTCGAGGAGATCGATCGTCTCTTCGACGAGTTGGTGCGGCGACCATGGAGTCGGCTGCGTCAGGTGGCGCCCATGGCCGTCAAGGCGGTGGAGGACGGGTGGTTGATCGAGGTGCCGGTGAGCGGTCTGCAGGCGTCGGATATCGAGGTCGAGTTGCACGGGCGGCGTCTGACGATCGCGGGTGGGCGGCGCACGGAGCACCGGGAACGGCAGGGTGGGCGGACCACCGCTCGTGCACGCCACGCCGTCTCGTTGTTGCGCACGATCACGCTGCCCGTCGAGGTCGATCCGGAAGGCATCGAGGCGCGGGTCGAAGGTTCGACCCTGATCATTCACATACGTAAGCGTGGGCCGTGGCGGAAACTGATCAAGCCGACGAGCGCCTGACGGCGGCGTCGCCGCCGCGCGAGCTGACGGCGGACGAGGCCGCGTATCGCGTTCCGGCAGCCACTCTAGGCTTTCGGACGACCGCCGAGGCCGGTCCGGCGGCCGACTGGCTGGGTCAGGAGCGGGCGCTCGCCGCCCTCGATCTCGGTCTGAGCATCCGCCATCCCGGCTATCATATATATGTTGTCGGTCTGGCGGGGACGCGGCGCGAGCACACCATCGCCGCGTTGTTGGGCGAACTGACGAAGAGCTTCCCGCGGCCCGGAGACCGGGTGCTCGTCCAGAACTTCCAGAATCGAGACCGGCCGCATGCTTTCTATCTGCTCGCCGGGCAGGGCCGCGAGTTGCGGCGCGACATGCAGGATCTGGTCGAGGATCTGCAGCGCCTGCTGCCCGAGACTTTCCGCAAGGAAACCTTCGAGGATGAAAAGGAAGCGCTGGCCGAGCGCTACGGTCACGAGGGCGAGGAGATCGCCCGCGAAATGCAGCAGCGAGCCGCCGACAAGGGGTTCATGCTGCAGGCACATCCGCAAGGTGGGGTGCTTTTCATCCCGCTCAAGGATGGCCGGCCGATCGAGCCGAAGGATCTGGAAGCGTTGAGCGAGGAGCAACAGGCCGACCTGCGCCGGCGCGAGCGCGAGCTGTCGCGCGAAATGAAATCGATGCTGCGGCGACAGCAAGCCCTCGGCCGCCGGCTGGCGCGCGAGGTGAAGGCGGCCGAGCGGCGCGTTGCCGCCGACGTTGTCGGGCCGCTGATCGACGAGATCGCGCAGCGCTACGAGAACGACGAAGTACAGCATTACCTGGGCGAAGTGCGGGAACACATCCTCGACAACCTCGACGCCTTCCGCGAACAGCAGCCGCAGCAGGTGGCCTTCCCGTTTCCCATCTTCGTGCAACCGGAGAACACTTTCGTCGATTACGAGGTCAACGTCCTGGTCGACAACGGCGGTACCGAGGCGGCACCGATCATCGTCGAAGCGTCGCCGACCTACAAGAATCTCTTCGGAGCCGTGGAGCGGATGGTCGACCCTTCCGGCAAGCTGGTAACCAATTTCACGCGCATACGCGCGGGTTCGCTGTTGCGCGGGCACGGGGGCTGCGTGCTGGTCGATGCCCTCGACGCACTTGCGGAGCCGTTTGTGTGGCGAGCGCTCAAGCGGGCTCTGAAGAGCCAGCAATTGGAGATCGAGGCGTACGATCCCTTCGCGTTGTTTGCGACCTCGACGCTGAAGCCGGAACCGATGCAGATCTCGACGCGAGTCGTGCTCACCGGACCGCCGGAGCTTTTTCAACTCCTGTACTTCTACGACGAGGAGTTCCGGGAGATTTTCAAGGTCCGGGCGGAGTTCGGTGTCGAGGTGGAGGCCGAACGTTCACGCGACAGCTTCGTTGCCCAGGTGGCGCGCATGACCCGTGACGAGCAGTTGCCGCCGTTCACGGCCGCGGCCGTGGCGCGGTTGCTCGAATACGGCGCGCGCACGGTCGGCGACCGGCGCAAGCTGCCGAGTCAGTGGGACGAGATTGCCGATCTCATGCGCGAGTCCGCCTTGTGGGGCGGGCGTGAGGGCGCGAACGAGGTGGATCGACAGCACGTCGACAGCGCTCTGGCGCAGCGGATCTTCCGGCTCAATCGCGTCGAAGAGAAGATCCGCGAGCTGATCCGCGATGGCGTCCTGCTGGTGAGCGTGGACGGTACCCGCGTGGGGCAGGTCAACGGCCTCGCGGTCGCGAACATCGGCGGCTACGAGTTCGGCCGCCCGACACGGGTTACCGCGGCCGTCGCTATGGGGGCGGCCGGCCTGATCAACATCGAACGCGAGGCCAAACTCAGCGGCCAGACCCACGACAAGGGGGTGCTCATCATCGCCGGATACCTGCGCCAGACCTATGCTCAGGATTTCCCGCTGACGCTCTCGGCCAGCCTTTGCTTCGAGCAGTCGTACGCCGGTATCGACGGGGACAGTGCCTCGTCCACCGAACTGTTCGCCCTGTTGTCCAGCCTGAGCGGGGTGCCGCTTCGCCAGGACCTGGCAGTGACCGGCAGCGTCAATCAGTGGGGCGAGATCCAGCCGATCGGGGGGATCAACGAGAAGGTCGAGGGGTTCTTCGCCACCTGCCGCGCCGTCGGCCTCACCGGACGTCAGGGCGTCGTTATGCCGATTCAGAACGTCGACGGCCTCGTGCTGCGTCCCGAAGTGGTGGAGGCCATAGGAGCCGGCCAATTTCATCTCTATCCGATTCGCACCATCGACGAGGGTCTAGAAGTGCTGACGGGCGTGTCTGCGGGCGCACCCGAGGCGCCGGGGACAATCCACGGCCGTGCCGCGCGGCGTTTGCGGCAGCTCGCCGAGGGATTGCGGGAGTTTGCCGCCCGTGGCCGCAACGGACCGGAGGGCGCGCCGACATGAACGCGCACCACCGGGCTGAGGGGCGGAAAAGCCGCGGCCTCCCTTGACTGACTGAAATGGCGCGTCTAGAGTCCGCCGCACTGAGATCTCAGTGTGTCAGTTCCTTCCTGCGAACACGCGGCCGAGCGTTGCCGGCGCAAGCGATATATGTGGGTGGTGTGAAGAACCACGTGATTCCCTACGCGAGCCGTGCGCTCGACGGGGACCGATGTAACTTCCGACGACGCTGGTTTCCCGCCCGACGGCGGGCGCTGCGAACATCGACCAGCGAGACGGAGTGGTTGCCGTGATGGACCGACGCGTGGAACGTAAGCGGGAGTCCCGTCCGAAGAAGCCGGGGAAACCGGCTCCGAATGCGGCGGGTACGCCATTCGAAGATCTGGCTGACGCGCTGCCGCACGACGCGGCCCCGAGCGACGAGCTCGAGGGGGCCATGTCGATGCTGGGAGAGATCGACGTCGAGGCGGTCGACCCGATGGCAGAGCCGACGCTGCCGAAAGACGAAGACAAGGAAGAATGGGTCGAAGAGGAACGTGAGGAGCGGACATTTGCCGAGGATACATCCGATCCGGTCCGGATGTATCTCCAGGAAATGGGTGCGGTATCCCTTCTGACACGCGAGCAGGAGGTCGAGATCGCCAAACAGATAGAGTCGGGGGAACGTGACGTCCATCGCGAGGTCCTCGCCTCCCCCTTCACGATCACTTACCTGCTCGACCTTGCCGAGCGCATTAAGGCCGGCGAAATGTCCGAGCGCGAACTGGTCGACGACGAGGCCGAGGAAGAAGAGACCGAGGAGGGCGAAGGCGAAGAGCCGACGGTGCGCCGGGAGCAGGAGGGGCTCATCCTCAAGCAACTCGAGAAGCTGCGGCGTATGGTGGAGGAACGTTCGACGGTCGAAGATGCCGCGCGCCAGCGCAAGTCGCACCCGCGTACCGCAGCCCAGGCCGAGCGGCGCAGCCTCCAACTGGAGAAACGCATCACGAAGGCGATCGACGATCTGCAACCCAGCCGCCGCCATCTGAACACCATCGTCGACAAGCTCAAACGTGCGGACCGGTACATTCAGCAACAGCATGAAGCCATTGTGCGGTGCGAGCACCGATCTGGCCGCGCTTACGCCGAACTCGTGAAGATCGTAACGAAGGGCAAGGCGGACGACGGCCGGCCCGGCGGGAGCGGCAGCCGGAGGACGAGGTTGTCGGTCGAACAAGCCCGTATTCTCGTTGACGAGATTCGCGCGGCAAAAAAGAAGATAGCCGAAGCCGAACGTGACGTAGGATTGCAGGCCGACGCGTTGGCGCGGTCGTTGCAAGTCATCCGGGCAGGGGAAGAAAAAGCTCAAGACGGAAAGAAGCGGCTGATCGAGGCTAATCTGCGTCTCGTCGTCAGTATCGCCAAACGGTACACGAACCGCGGTCTCGGGTTCCTCGATCTGGTGCAGGAAGGCAACATCGGGCTCATGCGTGCGGTCGAGAAATTCGAATACCAGCGGGGCTACAAGTTCTCGACGTATGCCACCTGGTGGATTCGCCAATCCGTAAGCCGTGCGATCGCCGATCAGGCAAGGACCATCCGCATCCCGGTTCACATGATCGAGACCATCAACAAGGTCGTGCGGTCGTCGCGGTATCTGGTTCAGCAACTTGGCCGCGAGCCTACCCCCGAAGAGATCGCGGGCAAGATGGAGATGCCGCTCGACAAGGTCCGTAAGGTGCTCCGCATCGTCAAAGAGCCGGTGTCGCTGGAGACGCCGATCGGCGACGAAGAGGAGAGTTCGCTTGGGGACTTCGTCGAGGACCGGCAGACGGTCTCGCCTGCGGACGCGGCGGTGTACACGAGTTTGGAGGAGCAGACGCGCAAGGTGCTCGCCACGCTGACGCCTCGCGAGGAGCAGATCCTGCGGATGCGGTTCGGGATCGGCGAAAAATCGGATTACACCCTGGAAGAAGTCGGCCAGCGTTTCGCGGTGACTCGCGAACGCATCCGGCAAATCGAAGCCAAGGCGCTTCGTAAGCTCCGGCACCCAAGCCGGGCGAAGTCGATCGAAGCGTTCGTTGGGAACTGAGCGGCCCGGCGACGCAGTAGGAGGCAGTATGCTCGAGAAGTACGATCCGGAGAAGGAGCTGCGTAAGTGGCGCGAGGCCCGCGCCCAGAAGCGCGGCACGCGGCAGACGCCGAGTGATCGGCGCACGGTGCGGGTGAATGGGCAGGAGGTGGTGGTGATCACGAAGCCAAAGCGCGCGCTCGCCTGAGCGCCGGCGCACTCGGCCGCAGCGCGGTCGATTCCTTCTCAGATTCGGATTATCGGTTGGGTAGTCGGCAGCGCCGCTGCCGTTCAAGGGGAGTGCCGCCTCGGGATCGGGGCGATTTCTGGGGTGCGAAGCCGATAGGCGGTTGCGTTGTTAAGCTGAAAGAGTGGTACGCTCTGGGCTGCTTATGCTGTCAGGCGTTCAAGCCGCTGGAGTCTGCTCGACCCGTGCCGCTGCCGAATCCCGGTTTCGCGACCGGGGGCAGCTCGCAAACTGGGAGCTGACCACAGGCGTAACCCCCTGACCGTCTACCGCCCCATGTCCCGCATCCTGATCCTTGGCGCTGCCGGTCGCGACTTTCACAACTTCAACGTTGTCTATCGCGACGACCCGAGAGTCACCGTCGTCGCCTTCACGGCGGCGCAGATCCCCGGTATTGGCCGGCGCCGCTATCCGGCATCGTTGGCGGGCGGGCGCTATCCGGCGGGCATTCCCATCGCGGACGAAGCCGATCTGGAGCGGCTGTGCCGGGAAGGGAATGTCGACGAGGTGGTGTTCGCCTACAGCGATGTGGCGCACGCCAGTGTGATGCACCTCGCCTCGCGGGTTCTGGCGGTTGGCGCCGATTTCACGCTGCTCGGTCCGTCGCGCACCATGTTGCCGGCGAGCGTTCCGGTAGTGGCCGTGTCCGCGGTGCGCACGGGCTGCGGTAAGTCGCAGACGGCGCGCTGGTTGAGCGGCTGGCTGCGGGGCCGCGGCCGGCAGGTCGCCGTGCTGCGTCACCCGATGCCGTATGGGGATCTCGAGCGGCAACGCGTGCAGCGCTTCGCTACTCGCGCCGACCTCGACGCCGCACAGTGCACGGCCGAGGAACGCGAAGAGTACGAGCCGCACCTGGCCGCCGGTAACGTCGTTTTTGCCGGCGTCGATTACGCAGCGATCGTCGCAGCGGCCGAGTCCGCCGCGGATATCATCGTCTGGGACGGCGGGAACAACGACTTCCCGCTGCTGCGGCCCTCGCTTCACGTCGTGGTTGCCGACGCCCTGCGTCCCGGCCAGGCCACGCTGTTCCATCCCGGCGAAGCCGTTCTGCGCATGGCGGACGTGGTGGTGGTGAACAAGGTCGACGCCGCCGTCGCCGCCGACGTACAGCAGGTGGTCGACGAGGTTCGTAGCGTCAACCCACGGGCGACGGTGGTGCGCGCCGCATCGCCGGTGCGTCTTGACGATGCGGCCGCCGTGTGCGGCCGGCGCGTGCTGGTGGTCGAGGACGCCCCGACCGTCACCCACGGCGGCATGGCGTACGGGGCGGGGTACGTTGCGGCCATGGCGGTGGGGGCGGCGGCGATAGTGGACCCCCGGGCGAGCGCGGCGCCGGCAATCGCGGCCGTTTATGCACAGTATCCGCACATCGGTCATGTGTTGCCCGCGCTCGGTTATGGTGCGGAACAACTCGCCGCGCTGCGCGAAACGATCCTCGCATCGGATGCTGAAGTGGTCGTCAGCGCCACGCCGATCGATCTGGCGGCGTTGATCGCACTCGATCGTCCCGTGGTACGGGCACGGTACGACTACGCCGACGCGGGCGATCCAACCCTGGCGAGCGTTGTCGAGGAGTTTCTCGCGCGGTCTGCCGAGAGGGTCGGGGGGCGCACTCGCGAGGCTGGTACGGATGCGTGACCGCGCCCACCCGCTGGTCGTTGTCGCGCTTGGCGGCAACGCCATCAGCCCGCCGCGCGGCGAGCTGTCCTTCGGCGTGGAACGGCGGGTGATCGCGGCTGCGGTGGCGGAACTGGCTGAGCTGGCGCGGGCCGGCAACCGGTTGCTCGTCGTTCATGGCAACGGCCCGCAGGTCGGCCGTCTGCTGGCGGCGCCGGATCTCGGCGATCCCGAGAGCATCGACGTGCACGTTGCGCAGACCCAGGGGGAACTCGGCTACCTGGTCAGCGAGGGACTCGACGA is a window encoding:
- a CDS encoding NADH-quinone oxidoreductase subunit I, translating into MATRTVTVTRPRPLRQTVIRSFWAIFAGLIVVHRHFLRNLWGFIRRRPTVFTVQFPEQRLIHPHAFRGMPVLVEMDNGKERCVACGLCEWACPTDCITIYPAETEDEIERHPRVFDIDMSRCMFCGLCEEACPEEAIVMSQNVEIGAYSRRGTLWHKRDLLVPADRLRETRFGHIRRSYDQ
- a CDS encoding molybdopterin-dependent oxidoreductase, whose protein sequence is MPTITIDGRPIEVAAGSLLLPVALEHGIHIPHYCWHPKLSVDGSCRMCQVEVEGSPKLVIACNTPVRDGMVVRTDTPAVQEARRGVMELLLVNHPLDCPICDKAGECLLQDYSYAYGSRETHTREPRRKLEKRKSIGPRMILDQERCILCRRCVRFCREIARTNELGTFNMGDRTVLDILPDRPLANDYSICTADVCPVGALESKDFHHRLRVWFLKKTPSVCPSCSNGCNITVQHHKGRIWRLMPRRNDAVNDTWMCDHGRLNYGYVQSDTRLRTPLLRRDGRLAPATWDEALAAVADRLRSAATAGGASSVGAVASPHLTNEELFRFAQLLRALNVVHVDVAVRTGAADGFLIRADKAANARGARDMGLRPAAGGHGLPALLDDTTAGTVGVLYVCGPDLTETADPERLARALDRVEYLIVQDVAGGPLAERAQVVLPSLTFAEKNGTFTNHAGRVQRLHRAFAPADDQPADGEIFTRLLNLVTGANRVFDPAQTLEEIATSVPAYAGISLDKIGALGWPLADAAAPQPEAPR
- the nuoB gene encoding NADH-quinone oxidoreductase subunit NuoB; the encoded protein is MATPTNGSPTEGFLARLRAASGQPLPAGHAFEESFVLTRLADAIQWGRKYSFFPYPFVTACCGMEYFSTAGPRFDIDRFGAALPRFTPRQSDLLMVVGTITHRLAPILRRVFDQMAEPKWVVSFGACTSSGGPYNNYAVVQGIDTILPVHLYIPGCPPRPEAVLDGLIKLQERVQRERADAPMPEIHGSGRTLEAAR
- a CDS encoding Hsp20/alpha crystallin family protein, whose product is MALPSLVEEIDRLFDELVRRPWSRLRQVAPMAVKAVEDGWLIEVPVSGLQASDIEVELHGRRLTIAGGRRTEHRERQGGRTTARARHAVSLLRTITLPVEVDPEGIEARVEGSTLIIHIRKRGPWRKLIKPTSA
- a CDS encoding AAA family ATPase is translated as MAETDQADERLTAASPPRELTADEAAYRVPAATLGFRTTAEAGPAADWLGQERALAALDLGLSIRHPGYHIYVVGLAGTRREHTIAALLGELTKSFPRPGDRVLVQNFQNRDRPHAFYLLAGQGRELRRDMQDLVEDLQRLLPETFRKETFEDEKEALAERYGHEGEEIAREMQQRAADKGFMLQAHPQGGVLFIPLKDGRPIEPKDLEALSEEQQADLRRRERELSREMKSMLRRQQALGRRLAREVKAAERRVAADVVGPLIDEIAQRYENDEVQHYLGEVREHILDNLDAFREQQPQQVAFPFPIFVQPENTFVDYEVNVLVDNGGTEAAPIIVEASPTYKNLFGAVERMVDPSGKLVTNFTRIRAGSLLRGHGGCVLVDALDALAEPFVWRALKRALKSQQLEIEAYDPFALFATSTLKPEPMQISTRVVLTGPPELFQLLYFYDEEFREIFKVRAEFGVEVEAERSRDSFVAQVARMTRDEQLPPFTAAAVARLLEYGARTVGDRRKLPSQWDEIADLMRESALWGGREGANEVDRQHVDSALAQRIFRLNRVEEKIRELIRDGVLLVSVDGTRVGQVNGLAVANIGGYEFGRPTRVTAAVAMGAAGLINIEREAKLSGQTHDKGVLIIAGYLRQTYAQDFPLTLSASLCFEQSYAGIDGDSASSTELFALLSSLSGVPLRQDLAVTGSVNQWGEIQPIGGINEKVEGFFATCRAVGLTGRQGVVMPIQNVDGLVLRPEVVEAIGAGQFHLYPIRTIDEGLEVLTGVSAGAPEAPGTIHGRAARRLRQLAEGLREFAARGRNGPEGAPT
- the rpoD gene encoding RNA polymerase sigma factor RpoD, which codes for MDRRVERKRESRPKKPGKPAPNAAGTPFEDLADALPHDAAPSDELEGAMSMLGEIDVEAVDPMAEPTLPKDEDKEEWVEEEREERTFAEDTSDPVRMYLQEMGAVSLLTREQEVEIAKQIESGERDVHREVLASPFTITYLLDLAERIKAGEMSERELVDDEAEEEETEEGEGEEPTVRREQEGLILKQLEKLRRMVEERSTVEDAARQRKSHPRTAAQAERRSLQLEKRITKAIDDLQPSRRHLNTIVDKLKRADRYIQQQHEAIVRCEHRSGRAYAELVKIVTKGKADDGRPGGSGSRRTRLSVEQARILVDEIRAAKKKIAEAERDVGLQADALARSLQVIRAGEEKAQDGKKRLIEANLRLVVSIAKRYTNRGLGFLDLVQEGNIGLMRAVEKFEYQRGYKFSTYATWWIRQSVSRAIADQARTIRIPVHMIETINKVVRSSRYLVQQLGREPTPEEIAGKMEMPLDKVRKVLRIVKEPVSLETPIGDEEESSLGDFVEDRQTVSPADAAVYTSLEEQTRKVLATLTPREEQILRMRFGIGEKSDYTLEEVGQRFAVTRERIRQIEAKALRKLRHPSRAKSIEAFVGN
- a CDS encoding GTPase; protein product: MSRILILGAAGRDFHNFNVVYRDDPRVTVVAFTAAQIPGIGRRRYPASLAGGRYPAGIPIADEADLERLCREGNVDEVVFAYSDVAHASVMHLASRVLAVGADFTLLGPSRTMLPASVPVVAVSAVRTGCGKSQTARWLSGWLRGRGRQVAVLRHPMPYGDLERQRVQRFATRADLDAAQCTAEEREEYEPHLAAGNVVFAGVDYAAIVAAAESAADIIVWDGGNNDFPLLRPSLHVVVADALRPGQATLFHPGEAVLRMADVVVVNKVDAAVAADVQQVVDEVRSVNPRATVVRAASPVRLDDAAAVCGRRVLVVEDAPTVTHGGMAYGAGYVAAMAVGAAAIVDPRASAAPAIAAVYAQYPHIGHVLPALGYGAEQLAALRETILASDAEVVVSATPIDLAALIALDRPVVRARYDYADAGDPTLASVVEEFLARSAERVGGRTREAGTDA